The stretch of DNA TTTGATTCTTTCCACATGATAGAACGTTTAAGTCGTTTAAGTCGTTGAAGGGTTCGTCATTGCGAATGAAGCGATAGCGAAATGAAGCAAGCTTCTGATCAATGACGTTAAAATATCAGGTGTTGCTTGTTCTTTATTTTCTCGTTGGTCATTTCGGTGACCAGTTGTACGCCCGGTATGGTACGTATCGACTGCAGGAGATTCTTCAGGTCTTCGGCAGCTACGGGATCCCCCTTTATCAGCCACAGGAAATCAAGGTGTTTGAATTCCGGCAACAGGTATTCCCCGTCATACTGGTTGTTGTATAAATAATGCGCCACTGAAATGGAAGGGATGGCGTATTCATAAATGCTGAAAAAATAACTGCGCTTCTTTTTGGTGAGCTGTATCTCGATGTCGTTGTTCACCCGGAAATTAAAGCCGAGGAACTGGTTGAGCTGCCAGCTGAACTGGTAATCTTTAATGGGCGCAACAATGCCCAGCAGGGTGGAGTCTTCAAAGAACTCTTCCGCCAGCGCTTCGTTGTCAATTTTTAATTTCTGCCCCGTTGCCATTTTACTATGCCCTGTTAAAATACGGTAGTGTCCTGTTTTGAATATTGTCATCCTGAGGAACGAAGGATCTCCTGATCAGGATCGTTTGCTTAACCTGAGATGCTTCGTTCCTCAGCATGACAGGTCACAAAATATTCAAAACAGGACACTACCTAAAATACGATGTCGAATATTATTTCTTCGTTCCCACGCTTTACTTTCACTTTGGTTGCATCTCCCTTGCTGAATTTACCCAGGGTCTGCATATATCCCTGCACATCAGAAACCTTGTGGTCACCGATCTGTATGATCACATCTCCTGCCCGGATGCCCACTTTTTGTGCCAGCTTTCCTTCACTCACCCCATCTGCCCGTACACCGGCGCCGCTGTAGGTATAGTCGGGCATGATGCCGAGGCTTACGCCAAAACTTCTTTTGCCCTGTGCTGCCGCCTCCCTTGTTTTGGTAAAGGCAAGCTTCCCTTTTTTATCTGTTTGCTCAATTACCTGGTAGATGTATTTCAGCAACTGCAGCTGGCCGGTATAATTTATCTTGTCTGCATCATCGCCGGGCTTGTGATAATCGCTGTGGGCACCGGTAAAGAAGAACAGCACCGGGATGTCTTTGCGGTAAAAAGAAGTATGGTCACTGGGCCCGGTGCCGCTGCTGTCGAAGTGTATCTTAAAATATTTATCCGTGGCAGAAAGTGACTGGCCCCATGCAGGCGATGTACCATAACCGCCGATGGTAAAACCATGCGTGCTGTCGTTCAGCCTGCCCACCATATCCATGTTTATCATGTAATTGGCCTTAGTAAGGTCAATGGTGGAATGCTCGGTAAAATACTTACTGCCGTATAAACCCAGTTCTTCTCCCGAAAATGCAATGATAAGGTAGTTGTTGTTCTTCAGTTTCGATCTCTTAAGTTGCTTAGCCAGTTCGATCAGCGCTGCTGTCCCACTGGCATTATCATCCGCCCCGTTGTGTATCATGGGAGTGCTGCCGGTATAAAGGGAATTATGGTCTTCCCCATAACCCAGGTGATCGTAATGGGCGCCGAGTATGACGGTGTTGCCGGCTCCGTTGTCAATATAGCCGATCACGTTATGCCCGGTCCGCTTTTTCTCACTGATGGAGACCTCTGACC from Chitinophagaceae bacterium encodes:
- a CDS encoding M20/M25/M40 family metallo-hydrolase, whose amino-acid sequence is MKRILWLALFFSTTLSAQKLKKADKLVISNLQTHIGFLADDRLEGRRTGSAGEKLAYEYISKQFETAGLAAKGENGSYIQSFEVNEGKQIDPSTSLSINNSNLSLEKDFFPLAYSARAKTSASAAIALPESGTIWFWNLKEILEENKNNPHFDLEDAITKKVTNVASKGATALFIYNNSDIRDELKFEPRSKTATAKIPVLYISKEAKEKYLKDETTSYDIRSEVSISEKKRTGHNVIGYIDNGAGNTVILGAHYDHLGYGEDHNSLYTGSTPMIHNGADDNASGTAALIELAKQLKRSKLKNNNYLIIAFSGEELGLYGSKYFTEHSTIDLTKANYMINMDMVGRLNDSTHGFTIGGYGTSPAWGQSLSATDKYFKIHFDSSGTGPSDHTSFYRKDIPVLFFFTGAHSDYHKPGDDADKINYTGQLQLLKYIYQVIEQTDKKGKLAFTKTREAAAQGKRSFGVSLGIMPDYTYSGAGVRADGVSEGKLAQKVGIRAGDVIIQIGDHKVSDVQGYMQTLGKFSKGDATKVKVKRGNEEIIFDIVF
- a CDS encoding IPExxxVDY family protein, whose product is MATGQKLKIDNEALAEEFFEDSTLLGIVAPIKDYQFSWQLNQFLGFNFRVNNDIEIQLTKKKRSYFFSIYEYAIPSISVAHYLYNNQYDGEYLLPEFKHLDFLWLIKGDPVAAEDLKNLLQSIRTIPGVQLVTEMTNEKIKNKQHLIF